DNA sequence from the Chengkuizengella sediminis genome:
CTTAATCCATCATATGTTTTTATGAGTGTTTTGATTGGGTGTTTGTTTTGGAAATATTAAATTGTGCTCTTGCGTATCCTCCTGTACCTCTTATATAATAAGAACAAATGTTCTTAAGGGGTGAAACAAATGAAAGAAAATAAACTAACACCTGGTTCTAATATGATGTGGGAAGCAAGCCGTATAATACTACCTGAACATAAAGAACTCATGAACTATTATCAAAAAGAAAGAAATAGAAAAACGAAACCAGAACTTGCAGAGGAAGAAGTCAATATTATATCTCAACAGTTATCAGATTCCATGTTAAGTAAATCAAAAATTACAGTTGAATTGTTCAGAGCTTTTGGTCAGAATGCATTTAAGACTGGAACAGTAGCTAAATTCGATACCCAATTAAGACAAATTAAATTAGAGCATGAGCATGAATATGAGTGGATTAAGTTTGGTGATATTG
Encoded proteins:
- a CDS encoding YolD-like family protein, whose translation is MKENKLTPGSNMMWEASRIILPEHKELMNYYQKERNRKTKPELAEEEVNIISQQLSDSMLSKSKITVELFRAFGQNAFKTGTVAKFDTQLRQIKLEHEHEYEWIKFGDIVGVS